A window of Schistocerca serialis cubense isolate TAMUIC-IGC-003099 chromosome 1, iqSchSeri2.2, whole genome shotgun sequence genomic DNA:
TTTAGTTATAATAAAGAATAATCACACTTTTACAACGGCTTTTCCTAAGTTTTCTCCCCTCAGCATGCCGATGAACGCTCGTGGTGTGTTCTGGAAGCCGTCCCTGACGGTCTCCCGGTACTTGAGCTTTCCCTCCCTGATCCACTGCGCCATCTCCGTGAAGGCCTGGTCCCAGCGACCCCACCATCGACTGACCATGAAGCCCTCCATCCTAAGCTCCCTGCCAATCATGTGCATGTGGATGGCGGGCATCGTGGGGAGCTTTGACTCGTTGTAGCTGGAGATGAATCCACACAGGGAGATGCGACCGCCCTTCCTCATGTTGCTGATCACTACGTCGAACTGCTCCCCTCCCACGTTGTCGAAGAAGACGTCGACGCCGCCAGGAGCCGCCTCCTTCAAGGCCTTGTCCAAGTTTGCCGTCTTGTAGTTGATGGCGTGGTCGAAACCTAGTTCTTCCTTCAGCCACTTAACCTGTGAACATAGGAAAAGAGATTGCACGTGTTACTTACTAGCTACTTAGCTATTCTGAAGTACTCTGGGGTTTTAGAGGATGACTGTATGAAATTTACAAGGAACACGGTAAAATTTCACTTATCGGTGGGCACAGCACCTCGCCAAGTTTTTAACTCACGTCGTATGCgctcaataaaggatccttttgtGACGCGGCGAACATCAAAACGTGCGTGCAGTTTATTCGAGGTGCTGTTCCAGGCCAACGACACCGGTTCGCTGTTACCTGGGTTGCCAATATGCGGGAGCGAATTAATTCGATGTGACAATACAAGGAGGACGATTTGTCTAGTTGAACATGTAACACATCAGCATCAGTAGCAAGtagaaaccaaactttacccaggtttcagctaaaataatttggccttcttcagaagcgagtgacactaaactactgcatgTCATTCGCTTCTGAAGACGGCCAAATTATTTGAGCTGAAACGTGGGTAAAGtgtggtttctatttgcaactgaggctgacgtgttaaaTGATcagttatcacagttgctgacagggctgcacaatgttaaaaattcttaaatttgTCTAGTTTTTCCTACACGCATTTCCACTAGAGAAGAGCCATGCAACTACTTCAAAGCCCATATTACGAGTCAAGATTTGGTGAGAAGCTCTATCAACCGATATGTCATTTTCCAGAATACTTCAGAATTTTCACCTAGTTATCTAGTGAACTTATAAACAACTACGTATAAGGAAAATCAGATACATGAATGTCCTATTTCTTTCAGAAAAGAAAGCAGCTTTAATGTATGTGtaaatatactgtattcgaacattataatgtacctcgaagaaaacgatttattgacacacagtcagcaccgattcagaaaatatcgttcttgtaaaatatAACCAGCTCTTTacattcatgaagtaataagtgctatcgacaggggatgtcaaattgattccagaaggctttcgacaccatttctcacaagaatcttctaactaaactgcgtgcctTCGGAGTATCgcctcggttgtgcgactggattcgtgatttcctgtcagaaagatcacagttcgtagtaatagacggaaagtcatcgagtaaaacagaagtaatatccggcgttccccaaggaagtattataggccctctgttgttcctgatctatattaaccacataggagacaatctgagtagccgtctaagATTGTTTagagattatgctgtcatttaccgtcttctaaagtcatcagatgatcaaaacgacttgaaaaatgatttagataagatatctgtatggtgcgaaaagtagcaattgacccgaATAAGGacaattgtgaagttattcacatgattactaaaagaaatcagctaaatttcgattacgcggtaagtcacacaaatctgaaggctgtaaaatcaactaaatacttagggattataattgcaaataacctaaattggaacgattacatagataatattgtgggtagagcaaatcgaagactacgattcattggcagaacacttagaagatgcaacagatctattaaagagattgcttacaccatgcttgtcctccctattctggagtattactatGTGGTGTGGGATCGGCATgaaatgggactgacggatgacatcgaaaaagtacaaagaaggtcagctcgttttgtattatcgcgaaatatgggagatggTGTCTCGGACAtgaaacgtgaattggagtggcaatcattaaaacaaaggcggttttcgttgcgacagcatcttctcatgaaatttcactcaccagttTTCGCCTCCGATttcggaaacattctgttggcacccacctgcatagggtgaaatgatcattacgataaaataagagaaatcacggctcgcacagaaaaatttaagtgctcgtttttcccgcgtgccgttcgagagtggaacggtagcgagACAGcatgaatgtggttcattgaaccctctgccaggcactttattgcgaatagcacaGTAatctgtagatgtagaaatacattAGCACATTACTTTCTATCAGTCAACCGATATGTGGTATATCAGAAATAATATGCTCAAAGCAAAGGGGcctggcggggagggggggggggggaggggtggagtagggaaggaggggggaggacgCGCCATcgaggaattatcagaatggaatGGAAATCAGTAGATCTGATGTACATGCACATACAAACAAATATTACGGTTTCAGTAGAGCTCAATGATTTAGTCAAgaaaaggagcttcacaaattgagcaagtcaataacacgttggtctacTTCTGCTTCtaaaattctgtgcaactggcgcAATAGATAGTAAAAATCTCGAGATGGTTGTAAGTCCCTGCCCTTAACGCTCCGAATATTCTCAATTGGGCAGAGATTCGGCGAATGTAGAGTTTTCCAAGCTCGAAAGACAAGTAGAAACTGTAGCCGTGCGcaggcggtcattatcttgctgtaaGGTAATCCCAGGTTGGCTTGTCATTTACGACAGCAAAAGagagcgtagaatgtcgtcgacgtactgctgtgctgcaagggtgccgcggatgaccacGAAAGGGTTGCTGCTATAAAACGAAATGGTGGTCCGGACCAACACACCTGGCTGCCGACTTGTAAGGTGGGCGACAGTCATGTTACTACCCTACCGTTGTCTGGAGAGTCTCCACACACGTCTTTCCTCGTCGTCGATGCTGACATGGAAGTGGGACTCATTACTGAATACAATTCTAATCTAGTCACAGAAATTCGAAGCCTAAGACATATTTGTAGAGGTCCTGGAGGGTGATAGGAAACCAGAATGACTGTCGCCAGGTGTACCTCTAAACGAGCAGTGATGTTCTGAGACTCCACTTCTTTTCGCATCAGGGCCTCTGGTTGTCATCTGCGACACCATTACACCAAAGAAGTACACCTACAGTTTTGTACATCCTGTACTGTTGTAAAGCGATCGTCGGTTtaaatttcagcaatataatgccctaCCAGctcaaggcgagagtttctactgcttgtctttgagcCTGCCAAATCCTACCTTCACCAGAAAGATCGCTGACTCCATCCCCAATTAAAACCgtatggagcattgtgggcagggccctccaaccagctccagATTTTGACGATAGAACtttccaattggacataatttggcatgatatcgctcaggaggacatccaataactctatcaatcagtgccaagccaaataagtgCTGGTGTAAGGGCCAGATTTAGACCAACGAACTGTCTTGTTCCATTTTTGAAAACGTGTGCATGTTACCGTTATTTCATAGGAAACTGCTGCTAGTCTTCTATTAGTGATGAGTGTGGTGGTCAGACCTGGGCCATCAGAACCTTGAGTAAACCTGCCCTTACATTCCCCTGCAGTCCATCATCAGGCCCTGACTGTTCCACAGTTCGACCAGCCGTCCAAACAGAAACGCGCAATGAGGCTCTTGTTAAACTTTTGTctggtgctgataatgctgacttcatgcaatctctgtgttcgtGACGCAGTTCACGAGCCTTATATGCATACCTGTTAGCCATATCTGAATTTCAACGTTTCTCCTTTTCTGTTACTCTATGGATTAGGAAGTTTAGCTCATCTCGTGATTGCGCAATGCGATTAAAATCTGTGGGACCCACTAAGTTTGAGAAGCTTTAGACGAGAATATTTGTGTGAATGGGACGGGGAGGGGACAGAGTTGAGAGAAAAAACAATGAAGCCATTGACATTCGTTATTCGTGGCGAAGCTGACACAGCTTTCATTGGCATTAGGTTGTGGTCCTAGACATCTTTCTGTACCTATCGTTTCGCCTCCTTCTGCGAATCTCATCCTCAGAGACCATCAACATCTAGCCGATTAATTTTCAGATGTTAACTTTCCATCACCTGACAGTGCGAACCTGAGAGCATGAACACCTAGCCAATTAATTTTCAAACGTTAACTTGTGTAGATCGCTGCAACTTTCCACCACCCGACAGTGCGAGTTTGCTTTCCTTTGCGTTATTGCATGACATGACAACTCGGTCTTTGTTATCAATAAACAGTGGCAATTTTGGGTAGTTCATTGAGTTTATGTTTGATAACTGACTTTGTCTTCGCAGTCTCTGACGATGTGTCGTGCTTTAGGGGACACCTTGGAAGATGGCCTAATTTCCGTAGAAACGATTTCACTAAGGACAGACGAAGGCAGTGACTGAATGAAATATCTGACAATGAAAAGGAGTTGATATTCGTTGGACGTGAGCCATCGTGATGCAGGAGAATGAGTGGAGGAACAAAAATTAGGACAGAAGGACTGAGAAGCAGCGAAGTGATTACCTTTAGGTCAGAGCCCGCTATACCGATGACCTTGCAGCCCTTGATGCGGGCTATCTGCCCCACTATGGAGCCCACAGCACCTGCTGCGCCATTCACGACCACCGTTTCCCCCGGCTTGGGATGGCAGATGTCGAGCAGTCCGAAGTAGGCGGTGGCTCCCGGCATTCCCAGCACACCCAGCGAGAGCGACAGTGGCAGGTCACCGATGTCGGGCACCAGCATTGGCGGCAGGATGTCGTCAGCCGCCGGCGTTGGGTCCACCACTGTGCGGTCGCGGCAGCCCCAGTAACCGACCACGTGACGTCCCACTGGGTAGTCCAATGATCGGCTCTCTAAGATGCGCGCTACCTGCAACATAGTGCAAACGTTAACCCATGTAGCAGTCTGTTTTATATTGGccttggcaagattagggccttcaggcaaTCTTTTACACTTAACTAGGTATTCTGGACATTTTACAAGACATTCATTACGATGTGGCGATCCTCTTTTCAAAAAGTTCAAAAACTGTATACAGAACATTAAACTTCACGTCATTTCAGTTGTTATGGATTGTCTTGGGTCAACCTTAGCTACAAGCCcaaaataaaaataagagaaaagagaTGGGGAAATGAATTTACTAGCTGAAAGGCGTCCATCACAAACGTCTCCTACATCAATTACCTTTACACGAGTTATACAGGGGTTGGAAAAGAAATTATGTTAACACTGTGAGAAATGTATGCctgaatatatacactactggccattcaaattgctacaccataaagatgacgtgctacagatgcaaaatttaaccgacaggaagaagatgccatcatatgcaaattattagcttttcagagcattcacacagggttggattggattgtttgggggaagagaccaaacagcgaggtcatcggtctcatcggattaggaaagaacagggaaggaagtcggccgtgccctatcaaaggaaccatcccggaattttcctggagcgatttagggacatcacggaaaacctaaatcaggatggccggacacgggattgaaccgtcgtcctcccgaatgcgagtccagtgtgctaaccactgcgctacctcgctcggtcaggcagggttggcgccggtggcgacacctataacgtgctgacatgaggaaagttttcaaccgattgcttatacacaaagagcagttgaccggcgttgcctggtgaaacgttgttgtgatgcctcgtgtaaggaggagaaatgcgtaccatcacgtttccgactttgataaaggtcggattgtaacctatcgcgattgcggtttatcgtatcgtgacactgctgctcgcgttggtcgagatccaatgactgttagcagaatatggaatcggtgggttcaggagggtaaaacggaacgccgtgctggatcccaacggcctcgtatcgctagcagtcgagatgacaggcgtcttatccgcatggttgtaacggatcgagcagccaggtctcgatccctgagtcagcagatggggacgtttacaagacaacaaccatctgcacgaacagtttgacgacgtttgcagcagcatggactatcagctcggagaccatggctgtggttacccttggcgctggatcacagacaggagcgcctgcgatggtgtactcaacgacgaacctgggtgcacgaatggcaaaacgtcattttttcggatgaatccaggttctgtttacagcatcatgatggtcgcattcatgtttggtgacatcgcagtgaacgcacattagaatcgTGTATTCAtcgtcgccatactggagtatcacccggcgtgatgatatggggtgccactggttacacgtctcggtcacctcttgtttgcattgatggcactttgaacagtggacgttacatttcagatgtgttacggcccgcgGCTcttcctttcattcgatccctgcgaaaccctacatttcagcaccataatgcacgaccacatgttgcaagtcctgtatgggcctttctggatacagaaaatgttcgactgctgccctggccagcacattctccagacctcttaccaattgaaagcgtctggtcaacgttggccgagcaactggctcgtcacaatacgccagtcactactcttgatgaactgtggtatcgtgttgaagctgcatgggcagctgtacctgtacacgccatccaagctctgtttgactcaatgtccaggcgaatcaaggccgttattagggccagaggtggttgttctgggtactgatttctcaggatctacgcacccaaattgcgtgaaaatataatcacatgtcagttctagtataatatatttgtccaatgaatacccgtttatcatctgcatttcttcttggtgtagaaattttaatggccagtagtgtatgcagaTTGCATCCTGACCTGGAGGTTTCGCTGTTGTATGTGATCTCAGACACCACCTGTGCAATGTTGTGAGTACGTTGGTAGTATCATATGGCGGAGCACTCAGTCTTTATATTATATTTGTTCTAGACTGACGTCATTgtatacaggtgttggacaaaaagtGGAAACACTGCAGAAGATAACCAAGCCTGCAACTTGTGTTTGAAGACGACGAGGCGGAGATtactgtttaatgtcccgtcatgaggtcattaaagacggagcagaaACTCGGATCAGGGAAGGTTAGAGAAGGAAATCAGCTGCGCCACTTCAAGGCAACCATCCCGGGATGTGCGTGAAGCGTTTTagagaaatgacggaaaacctaaatgagggcgGCCGAACccaggtttaaaccgtcgtcctacCAAATGTgcatccagtgtgctaagcactgcggcACTTCGCCCGTTTGTTGTATTTTACCATAAAAGGaacctgtacaatgtcctcaatacgtttcaaATGTAAATAGTGGTAAGATTAGTGTTCcgcgcaactgcgaatgcattagGTCAGAGCTGAGCGAATTCGAACAtagaaaaattgttggtgctcgaatGGTAGGTACTCCTATAAAAAAGGTAGCCCAAATGTTTGGTATTTAGTCAGACATCGTATAGAAGATATGTAAGCCTAGGTAAGTCAAAAcaaggacgaaagtgtgtgttgtgtgatAGTCACAAACGGTAATAgaggaggattgtgacgaaaattaTAAGAAGACGACAGCTACAGAACCCAATGTTATACTCGCAAAACCTGTCAGCACCTAAACACAAAGAAGGGAGCTCTATAAGAAGAAAACTGTATAGCCAGTTGAAAATCCAATACCGTTCACGGTGATACAGATGCTCATAAAAGTACAGCGTTGTGTTAAAGCCGTAAAGCGTGGTCTTTGCATCAATGGAAGAAGGTCATTTTTTGCTTCCCAGGAATGAAACATTTCAGCCAAACCACGGTATTCAATGATCCCTATGGCTACTCAACAAAGTCGCATTACTTACTAGGGTTGTACGATGTTTAGGCTGATCATGTCGATCTCATGCTACACTGTTTCTTCCCAAATGAtcacgctgtgttccaagacgacgtgGCCCATTTTGACCCAGCCCATTCCGCCCAGGAATAGTTTAGTGAGCTCGAAAATGAGCTGCCACATCTTCCCTGGGTACCACACTCATCAAATCTGAATATTATTGAACCATTGTGGTCTCCTATGAAGAGAAGGGTCGCTATCCACCGCCATCATCGCCACAAGATTTTGTCGCAATTTGGAGaaagaaaggtaatagatttctcTGCGAACCGTACAGAAACTATTTTTATCCATTCCACGACGAATGAAAGTTGTTTTCAGTGTCAACGGGTTTCCTATATCGTATTAGTCGTCGTAACGTGTTGCGTTTACCGTGTTGCCATATTTTTGTCGGTATCCTGTGAGCCTCAGCCGAGATGCAAAAATACTTAATGCATGGATTGCATCTACAAGCAATGCTGCAGTACTTGGCTGCAAAGCGAAAGTACACTGACACGCCAACGAAACTGATAatggcatgagtattcaaatacagagatatgtaaataggcagaatacggcgacgtggtcggcaaggcctatataagacaacgagtgtctggcgcagttgttagatcggttactgctcctacagtagcaggttatcaagactgaggtgagtttgaacgtcgtgttatagtcggctcacgagcgattcgacacagcatctccgaagtggcGATGAGGTAGGAACTTTCCCGtataaccatttcacgagtgtatcgtgaatatcaggaatccgggaaaacatcaaatctccgacatcgctgctgccggagaaaaatcctgcaacaacgggaccaacgataactaaagagaatcgatcaacgtgacagaagggcgacacttccacaaattgctgtagatttcagtgctgggccatcaacaagtctcagcgtgcgaaacattcagcgAAACATTCTCGATAAAGACTTCCGAATGCGAAGGgcaactcgtgtatccttgataactgcacgacacaatacTTTACGCCCctcctcggcccgtcaacaccgacattggagtgttgatgaaaGGAAGCGTATTACCTCGTTGGACGAGtcgcatttcaaattgtatcgagtggatggacacttacgtgtatgaagacaacctcatgaatccatggaccctgcatgtcagcaggggagtgttcaagctggtggaggctctgtaatggtgtggggcgtttgcaattGGAGTGagatgggatccctgatacgtctagatacaggtgacacatacggaaacatcctgtctgatcacctgcatccattcatgtctattgaggactccgacggacttgggaatttCCAGCAGGACAGTACATCACCGCACACTTTCAGAATTGCTgctgagtggctccagaaacactcttcccaGTAAACTTTTCCGCTGACCAACTAACacaccagacatgaacaatattcagcatatcttggatgccttggaaTGTGGTGTTCTCCATCACCTCGTGCTCTTGAGGATTTATGAACAGCACTGCCAGATTCACTGTGatagttccctccagaactacttcaggcgttagtcgagtccatgctacgtcgtgttgcggcacttcatcaCGCTCGCGGGGagacctacacgatgttaggcaagtgTACTAGTTTATTTGGATCTTCAGAGAATATTGGCAAAATCTTGAACGCTGTGTCTTCTAATATTGTAGCTCGGTAATTACTACATGTATTTCGTTTATATTTCTTAAAGACTCATATAAATTCTGCAACTGTCCACAGCTTCGTGATTTATCATTTTCTCCAACACTTATTGTATAAATGAAGAACTGTAAGGTTCAAAAACAGTCCACCCCCGCCCCATATTCAAGTACCTCTGCGTTTATGCCGTAAGGTCTCGTTGTCTTCCGGCTTTTTGTTTCACTCAAGGCCTCGTTTAGCAAACCTTTATCAAAAATTATTTGCAAGTTGTGAGGCCAAAAGGTGACGGTCCCACCACATGTCTAGCATGGCTGCGGGGTGGCATCCCATGCTAAAGACTTCAATCTTTACTTATATTCTTCGAAGAAAGCAGCCGAACGAATTATAATAGAAAGGAAAAATATACTCTTACAAATaaatttctaaaaagaaaaaatgGAGTCACCCCTAGTGCAAATGTCGTTCGAGCTGCCACGCGGTATCTCGTTACGGGGAATGGAGAACCCGGGAAATTAATGCGGATGCGTGGGAAAAGCGAGAAAACCACAACGGAATAACATGCAATAATTACTTCACCAGGGGATGTTTTCTAActacaaataaaataagatttgACTGCAAAATATTCAGTCCTTGTTTTCCATTCATTTCCACTGACGTGTCCAAAATTTGCGCCAAACCACGAGTATTGCAGTTATTCCACACAGAGGTCTTTACGGTGGGCAACCGCAACAGTATGTGTCCATTTTTAGAACACGAAGAAACGGCTACAGTTATTGAACAAGTCTTATCTAATTGCTTACGGCtggttttggaataatgtaactCCATCTTCCGGATATACAGTAACGATAGAAACAATACATTACAGTTCTGGATAAGCAGTTATTCAACAaatgaaaatgtaacagaaaactgatgactggGAATCACTCACATAAAGCGTAAAAAAACTGAGGTTGTCTTCCACCCTATGCTTTTTGTGGGACAAGAGTTCCGAGTCCTACTTTATACACATATCAAATAAACATTTGCGTCgcatcggttccgagagtcccggaacctctacagaaaatggaacagagatcaacataaacatcatttccacactttttatttgctcatgaaaactacatatTGCactttgtaccacaatacagcgagagatTCAGAGGTCGTGGTTCagcttgctgtacacacaggtacctctaataccgagtagcacgctctcttgcattgatgcatgcctgtatttgtcgtgtcttactattcacaagttcatcaaggcactgttggtccagattgtcccacttctcaacagcaattcggcgtagatccctcacagtggttggagggtcccgtcgtccataaacagccatttaaaTCTATTCCTGGCATGTTCGATGGGCTTcaaatctggagaacatgctggccactctattcgaacgatgtcgttatcctgatggaagtcattcacaagatgtgcacgttgggagCGCGAACtatcgtccatgaagaggaatgcgttgccaatttgctgccgatatggttgcactatcggtcggaggatggcattcacgtatcgtaaagccgttacggcgccttccatgaccaccagcagcgtacatcgGTCCcatataatgccactccaaaacagcagggaaactccaccttgctctACTcgttgtacagtgtgtctaaggcgttcagcctgtccaGGTTGCCCCAAAACAAGACTCCGAcaaatgtctggttgaaggcatacgcgacactcatcggtgaagagaatgcgatgccaatcttgagcagtccatttggcatgctgttgtgcccatctgcaccgcgctgcatgatgt
This region includes:
- the LOC126459557 gene encoding prostaglandin reductase 1-like, with translation MPKARKIVIASLFEGEPKITDFKIETEELPALQDGQILCEAEYISVDPFQRSSTHKHKVGSTMVGAQVARILESRSLDYPVGRHVVGYWGCRDRTVVDPTPAADDILPPMLVPDIGDLPLSLSLGVLGMPGATAYFGLLDICHPKPGETVVVNGAAGAVGSIVGQIARIKGCKVIGIAGSDLKVKWLKEELGFDHAINYKTANLDKALKEAAPGGVDVFFDNVGGEQFDVVISNMRKGGRISLCGFISSYNESKLPTMPAIHMHMIGRELRMEGFMVSRWWGRWDQAFTEMAQWIREGKLKYRETVRDGFQNTPRAFIGMLRGENLGKAVVKV